The following are encoded in a window of Desulfolucanica intricata genomic DNA:
- a CDS encoding BON domain-containing protein, with protein sequence MSGRIDRELQQTVESVLNNDKNLKGYGLQAYVNNGEVEVTGIVDSLSEKEHVNRVLSKLNGVRRVNNGVSISTDGAIDDEDVEFEVAEELNADPAVNLKHVGAKSVRGTVFLQGHITDQEEKKAAIKAASKARGVTNVVSRLKLEDKNDLSLKELFHSQVNNDRENPEKEDFIVE encoded by the coding sequence ATGTCTGGCCGAATTGACCGGGAATTACAGCAAACGGTGGAAAGCGTTCTTAATAATGATAAAAATTTAAAGGGCTACGGCTTGCAAGCCTATGTAAATAATGGGGAAGTTGAAGTAACCGGGATTGTTGACAGTTTATCAGAAAAAGAACACGTTAATAGGGTTCTTTCTAAATTAAACGGGGTAAGAAGAGTAAATAACGGGGTATCAATCAGTACTGACGGTGCAATAGATGATGAGGACGTTGAATTTGAGGTGGCTGAGGAGCTTAATGCCGACCCGGCGGTAAACTTAAAACATGTCGGGGCTAAAAGTGTGCGCGGTACTGTTTTTCTACAAGGCCATATTACTGATCAAGAAGAGAAAAAAGCCGCAATTAAGGCGGCTTCTAAAGCCCGTGGTGTAACCAATGTAGTAAGCCGGCTAAAGTTAGAAGATAAAAATGATCTAAGCTTAAAGGAACTGTTTCACAGTCAGGTGAATAATGACAGGGAAAACCCCGAGAAAGAAGATTTTATTGTAGAGTAA
- a CDS encoding amino acid ABC transporter ATP-binding protein, with translation MISVKNLYKNFGRLEVLKDVSCKVKEREVVVVIGPSGSGKSTFLRCLNRLEEPTGGNIIIDGHNITDPKTDINYVRQEVGMVFQRFNLFPHKTVLQNITLAPVKVRKLSEAEAEKTARELLKKVGLSDKADVYPEQLSGGQQQRVAIARALAMNPKVMLFDEPTSALDPEMVGEVLAVMKDLAREGMTMVVVTHEMGFAREVGDRVIFMDEGRLIEEGTPEQIFNNPQNGRTKLFLSKIL, from the coding sequence GTGATTAGTGTGAAAAATCTTTATAAAAATTTTGGCAGGCTGGAAGTACTGAAGGATGTCAGCTGTAAAGTAAAAGAGCGGGAAGTAGTGGTAGTTATCGGCCCGTCCGGTTCCGGAAAAAGCACCTTTTTGCGCTGCTTAAACAGGCTTGAAGAGCCTACCGGCGGAAATATTATTATAGACGGGCATAATATAACTGACCCTAAAACTGATATTAACTACGTACGCCAGGAAGTTGGCATGGTTTTTCAGCGCTTTAACTTGTTTCCCCATAAAACTGTACTGCAAAACATTACTCTTGCCCCGGTAAAGGTACGTAAACTTTCAGAAGCAGAGGCGGAGAAAACCGCCAGGGAACTGCTGAAAAAGGTTGGGCTTTCCGATAAGGCTGATGTATATCCGGAACAGCTTTCCGGAGGGCAACAGCAGCGTGTGGCTATTGCCCGTGCCCTGGCTATGAATCCAAAAGTAATGCTTTTTGATGAACCTACCTCTGCACTGGACCCGGAGATGGTAGGTGAGGTGCTTGCGGTGATGAAAGACCTGGCCAGGGAAGGTATGACTATGGTAGTGGTAACTCACGAAATGGGTTTTGCCCGTGAAGTGGGTGACCGGGTAATTTTTATGGATGAAGGAAGACTTATTGAAGAAGGTACACCGGAACAAATTTTTAATAACCCACAAAACGGGCGTACTAAGTTATTTTTAAGTAAAATCTTATAA